In Streptomyces sp. NBC_01426, one genomic interval encodes:
- a CDS encoding Clp protease N-terminal domain-containing protein, giving the protein MFERFTTDARTTVTGAVAEARRAGAATVTEEHLLLALLAQGALDPLGVDRAAVAAGLAAARRRGGMTRADEEALAGLGIDLTEIVTRIEETHGEGALSTATPRRRGLGASLRSALGRPESDNRHVPFTQGAKKTLEQSLRIALGRGDRHIGTAHLLLALLSRPGTVAEVLTDHGVTLAGAERALAA; this is encoded by the coding sequence ATGTTCGAACGCTTCACGACCGACGCCCGCACCACGGTGACGGGCGCCGTGGCCGAGGCCCGACGGGCCGGGGCCGCCACGGTCACCGAGGAGCACCTGCTGCTCGCCCTGCTCGCGCAGGGCGCGCTGGATCCGCTCGGCGTGGACCGGGCGGCGGTGGCCGCGGGCCTCGCCGCGGCCCGGCGCCGGGGCGGCATGACCCGGGCCGACGAAGAGGCGCTGGCCGGTCTCGGGATCGACCTCACCGAGATCGTCACCCGGATCGAGGAGACCCACGGCGAGGGGGCCCTGTCGACGGCCACGCCCCGCAGGCGGGGCCTGGGCGCCTCGCTCCGCTCGGCCCTCGGCCGCCCGGAGTCGGACAACCGGCACGTCCCCTTCACCCAGGGCGCGAAGAAGACCCTGGAGCAGTCCTTGCGGATCGCGCTGGGGCGGGGGGACCGCCACATCGGCACCGCGCACCTGTTGCTGGCCCTGCTCTCCCGGCCGGGCACGGTCGCCGAGGTCCTCACGGACCACGGCGTCACCCTCGCCGGCGCCGAACGGGCTCTGGCGGCCTGA
- a CDS encoding NAD(P)-dependent malic enzyme, producing MAAEIVNPRSDSVTDNNPDAVFALHRGGKMAVQATVPVRNKDDLSLAYTPGVAKVCSAIAENPELVNEYTWKSNVVAVVTDGTAVLGLGDIGPEASLPVMEGKAILFKQFGGVDAVPIALATKDTDEIIETVIRLAPSFGGVNLEDISAPRCFEIERRLQEALDIPIFHDDQHGTAIVTLAAMRNAAKLTGRTLADLRAVISGAGAAGIAIAKILVDAGIGDVCVTDRKGVVSADRSDLTDVKAEIAGLTNRTGQTGSLESALAGADVFIGVSGGTVPEAAVATMAKDCFVFAMANPNPEVHPDVAHKYAAVVATGRSDFPNQINNVLAFPGIFAGALKVRATRITEGMKIAAADAIAGVVGDELAADYVIPSPFDERVAEAVTAAVAAAAKADGVARLV from the coding sequence GTGGCAGCGGAGATCGTCAATCCTCGCAGCGACAGCGTGACGGACAACAACCCCGATGCGGTGTTCGCGCTGCACCGGGGCGGCAAGATGGCCGTGCAGGCCACCGTGCCGGTCCGCAACAAGGACGACCTGTCCCTCGCGTACACGCCCGGCGTGGCGAAGGTCTGCAGCGCCATCGCGGAGAACCCGGAACTCGTCAACGAGTACACCTGGAAGTCCAACGTGGTCGCCGTCGTGACCGACGGCACGGCCGTGCTCGGCCTCGGGGACATCGGTCCCGAGGCCTCCCTCCCCGTGATGGAGGGCAAGGCGATCCTGTTCAAGCAGTTCGGCGGTGTCGACGCGGTTCCGATCGCGCTCGCCACCAAGGACACGGACGAGATCATCGAGACGGTCATCCGTCTCGCGCCCTCCTTCGGCGGGGTCAACCTGGAGGACATCTCCGCGCCCCGCTGCTTCGAGATCGAGCGCCGGCTCCAGGAAGCCCTGGACATCCCGATCTTCCACGACGACCAGCACGGCACGGCCATCGTGACGCTGGCCGCCATGCGCAACGCGGCGAAGCTCACCGGTCGCACCCTCGCCGACCTGCGTGCGGTCATCTCCGGCGCAGGCGCGGCGGGCATCGCCATCGCCAAGATCCTCGTGGACGCGGGCATCGGCGACGTGTGCGTCACCGACCGCAAGGGCGTCGTCTCGGCGGACCGCTCCGACCTGACGGACGTCAAGGCGGAGATCGCGGGCCTGACCAACAGGACGGGCCAGACCGGCTCCCTGGAGAGCGCCCTCGCGGGCGCGGACGTCTTCATCGGCGTCTCCGGCGGCACCGTCCCCGAGGCCGCGGTGGCCACGATGGCGAAGGACTGCTTCGTCTTCGCCATGGCCAACCCGAACCCGGAGGTCCACCCGGACGTCGCGCACAAGTACGCGGCGGTCGTGGCCACCGGTCGTTCGGACTTCCCGAACCAGATCAACAACGTGCTGGCCTTCCCGGGCATCTTCGCGGGCGCCCTCAAGGTGCGCGCGACCCGGATCACCGAGGGCATGAAGATCGCCGCCGCCGACGCCATCGCCGGCGTCGTGGGTGACGAGCTCGCGGCCGACTACGTCATCCCGTCGCCGTTCGACGAGCGCGTCGCCGAGGCCGTCACGGCCGCGGTCGCCGCGGCGGCGAAGGCCGACGGCGTGGCCCGTCTGGTCTGA
- a CDS encoding helix-turn-helix domain-containing protein has product MTEATDLAERAGDRDPRVGLRAVAALRRLLEQLEAVQVRSARAQGWSWQEIAAELGITRQAVHKKHGRL; this is encoded by the coding sequence ATGACCGAAGCGACCGATCTCGCCGAACGGGCCGGCGACCGTGACCCGCGTGTGGGCCTGCGTGCCGTGGCCGCCCTCCGAAGGCTGCTGGAGCAGCTGGAGGCCGTACAGGTACGCAGTGCCCGCGCGCAGGGCTGGTCCTGGCAGGAGATCGCGGCCGAGCTGGGTATCACCCGGCAGGCCGTGCACAAGAAGCACGGGAGGCTTTGA
- a CDS encoding class I SAM-dependent methyltransferase, which translates to MTEASNPVTVGDWQAWQHSWDRQQEWYMPDREERFRVMLDMVEALVGPAPRVLDLACGTGSITDRVLKRFPEARSTGVDLDPALLTIARGHFEGDPRVTFVTADLKDPDWTAALPHDTYDAVLTATALHWLHSPRLTVLYGQLAPLVREGGVFMNADHMPDPTTPRLNAADRAQRHAGMDRARAAGAVDWADWWALAAADPLLAEPTKRRYEIFGEHADGDTPDDAWHARTLREAGFAEARTVWRSPSDALVLGLR; encoded by the coding sequence ATGACCGAAGCGTCGAATCCGGTGACCGTCGGGGACTGGCAGGCCTGGCAGCACAGCTGGGACCGTCAGCAGGAGTGGTACATGCCCGACCGCGAGGAGCGGTTCCGGGTGATGCTGGACATGGTCGAGGCACTGGTGGGACCCGCTCCCCGGGTACTGGATCTCGCGTGCGGTACGGGAAGTATCACGGACCGCGTGCTCAAGAGGTTCCCGGAGGCCCGCAGTACGGGCGTGGACCTGGACCCGGCCCTGCTGACGATCGCCCGCGGCCACTTCGAGGGCGACCCCCGGGTCACCTTCGTGACCGCGGACCTCAAGGACCCGGACTGGACCGCGGCCCTGCCGCACGACACCTACGACGCGGTGCTCACCGCCACCGCCCTGCACTGGCTGCACAGCCCGCGGCTCACGGTGCTCTACGGGCAGCTCGCCCCGCTCGTGCGCGAGGGCGGGGTCTTCATGAACGCCGACCACATGCCCGACCCGACGACCCCGCGGCTCAACGCCGCCGACCGTGCGCAGCGGCACGCCGGCATGGATCGGGCCCGGGCGGCCGGCGCCGTCGACTGGGCCGACTGGTGGGCGCTGGCCGCGGCCGACCCGCTGCTCGCCGAGCCGACGAAGCGCCGCTACGAGATCTTCGGCGAGCACGCCGACGGGGACACCCCGGACGACGCCTGGCACGCCCGTACCCTGCGCGAGGCCGGTTTCGCGGAGGCCCGCACGGTCTGGCGCTCCCCCTCGGACGCGCTGGTCCTCGGCCTGAGGTAG
- a CDS encoding LysR family transcriptional regulator, translated as MELEVRHLRALCAIADAGSLHKAARQLGVSQPSLTTQLRRIERALEGELFLRERTGCRPTPFGRTVLGRARPLLAEMAALVAEARAAAHGPRLRIGSTASRALPGWLRRLHRRSPETETSLVVDVSANALLRMVASGQLDVAFVHEVEGSPLRVPPGLELHVLMEREPQFVSMSRDHPAARRPVVELRDLAADRWTVDPSVDGEWDGLRRVFAGAGVDPPVLHADYHTATSLIVSGEAVAPCQPTSGPRDDMAIRPLSGDPLAVRLLLATLPGTHAEVYEDLRAAYREAALRTPPYRAWLHHHASPLLAA; from the coding sequence ATGGAGCTCGAGGTGAGGCACCTGCGCGCACTGTGTGCCATCGCGGACGCCGGCAGCCTGCACAAGGCGGCGCGGCAACTCGGCGTGAGCCAGCCCTCGCTGACGACCCAACTGCGCCGTATCGAACGGGCCCTGGAAGGGGAACTGTTCCTGCGCGAACGGACCGGATGTCGTCCCACGCCATTCGGCCGTACCGTGCTCGGACGGGCGAGACCGCTGCTCGCCGAGATGGCGGCGCTGGTGGCCGAGGCGCGCGCCGCCGCCCACGGTCCCCGGCTCCGGATCGGCTCGACCGCCAGCCGGGCGCTGCCGGGCTGGCTGCGCCGGCTGCACCGGCGCTCGCCGGAGACCGAGACCTCCCTGGTGGTCGACGTGTCGGCCAACGCGCTGCTGCGGATGGTGGCGTCGGGGCAGCTCGACGTGGCGTTCGTCCACGAGGTCGAGGGCAGTCCGCTGCGGGTGCCGCCCGGCCTGGAACTGCACGTGCTGATGGAGCGCGAACCGCAGTTCGTGTCCATGTCCCGGGACCATCCCGCCGCGCGCCGGCCGGTGGTGGAATTACGTGACCTGGCCGCCGACCGCTGGACCGTCGACCCGTCCGTGGACGGCGAATGGGACGGCCTGCGGCGTGTCTTCGCCGGAGCCGGGGTGGACCCGCCCGTGCTGCACGCCGACTACCACACCGCGACCTCGCTGATCGTCTCCGGCGAGGCCGTCGCCCCCTGCCAGCCGACCTCCGGCCCCCGGGACGACATGGCCATCCGGCCGCTGTCGGGGGACCCGCTGGCGGTCCGGCTGCTCCTGGCCACCCTGCCGGGCACGCACGCAGAGGTGTACGAGGACCTCCGCGCGGCCTATCGCGAAGCCGCCCTGCGCACCCCGCCGTACCGGGCCTGGCTCCACCACCACGCGAGCCCCCTCCTGGCGGCCTGA
- a CDS encoding PadR family transcriptional regulator, producing the protein MPPVFAHGRLRLYLLKLLDEAPRHGYEVIRLLEERFQGLYAPSAGTVYPRLAKLEAEGLVTYATEGGRKVYSITEAGRAELADRGGELADLELEIRDSVSELAAEMRDDVRGAAGDLRREMRAAAASATTTRVDDEGWKAAKEELRKAKAEWKEQARRAKDESRRAREEAHQARRQAKEAQERAREEVQRIASQLQEQFAKSSGVLGGLAGAWLGAGAPASAPGASTAASDVGSTWAEDLAPTADPIRDLDRLLDRFRDEIRDAARDHGVSPAQLAEARAHLAVAATRVTAELRPDPA; encoded by the coding sequence ATGCCGCCCGTCTTCGCCCACGGCCGCCTCCGCCTCTACCTCCTCAAGCTGCTGGACGAGGCCCCGCGTCACGGGTACGAGGTGATCCGCCTGCTGGAGGAGCGCTTCCAGGGGCTGTACGCACCCTCCGCGGGCACCGTGTACCCGCGGCTGGCGAAGCTGGAGGCCGAGGGGCTCGTCACGTACGCCACGGAGGGCGGGCGCAAGGTGTACTCCATCACCGAGGCCGGTCGCGCCGAACTCGCCGACCGCGGCGGTGAACTGGCCGACCTGGAACTGGAGATCCGCGACTCGGTCTCCGAACTGGCCGCCGAGATGCGCGACGACGTCCGGGGCGCGGCGGGTGACCTGCGGCGCGAGATGCGCGCCGCCGCCGCCTCCGCCACGACGACCCGCGTCGACGACGAGGGCTGGAAGGCCGCCAAGGAGGAGCTCCGCAAGGCGAAGGCGGAGTGGAAGGAGCAGGCGCGGCGGGCGAAGGACGAGAGCCGCCGGGCCCGCGAGGAGGCCCACCAGGCCCGCCGCCAGGCCAAGGAGGCCCAGGAACGGGCCCGCGAGGAGGTCCAGCGCATCGCGAGCCAGCTCCAGGAGCAGTTCGCGAAGTCGAGCGGCGTCCTGGGCGGCCTGGCCGGGGCCTGGCTCGGAGCCGGCGCCCCCGCCTCCGCTCCCGGCGCGTCGACCGCGGCCTCGGACGTGGGCTCCACCTGGGCCGAGGACCTGGCCCCGACCGCGGACCCGATCCGCGACCTGGACCGGCTGTTGGACCGCTTCCGCGACGAGATCCGCGACGCGGCCCGCGATCACGGGGTGAGCCCGGCGCAGTTGGCCGAGGCCCGCGCGCACCTGGCCGTCGCGGCGACCCGGGTCACGGCGGAACTCCGTCCGGACCCGGCGTAG
- a CDS encoding amino acid ABC transporter ATP-binding protein has product MVKAEAVHKSYGPAHILRGIDLEVAPREVFCLVGPSGSGKSTFLRCINHLERINAGRLSVDGQLVGYREKAGKLYELKDSEVAAQRRDIGMVFQRFNLFPHMTAIENVMEAPVMVKGESRAVARARAVKLLDRVGLGDKGGNYPSQLSGGQQQRVAIARALAMEPKLMLFDEPTSALDPELVGDVLDVMRDLAESGMTMIVVTHEMGFAREVGDNLVFMDGGVVVESGHPREVLGNPQHDRTKAFLSKVL; this is encoded by the coding sequence ATGGTCAAGGCCGAGGCCGTCCACAAGTCGTACGGCCCCGCCCACATCCTCCGGGGCATCGACCTGGAGGTCGCCCCCCGTGAGGTCTTCTGCCTGGTCGGTCCGTCCGGCTCCGGCAAGTCCACCTTCCTGCGGTGCATCAACCACCTGGAGCGCATCAACGCCGGCCGGCTCTCGGTCGACGGGCAGCTCGTCGGGTACCGCGAGAAGGCGGGCAAGCTCTACGAGCTGAAGGACAGCGAGGTCGCGGCCCAGCGCCGGGACATCGGCATGGTCTTCCAGCGCTTCAACCTGTTCCCCCACATGACGGCCATCGAGAACGTCATGGAAGCCCCGGTCATGGTCAAGGGCGAGAGCCGGGCGGTGGCGCGGGCGCGCGCCGTCAAGCTCCTCGACCGCGTCGGCCTCGGCGACAAGGGCGGGAACTACCCCTCGCAGCTCTCCGGCGGTCAGCAGCAGCGCGTGGCGATCGCCCGCGCGCTGGCCATGGAGCCGAAGCTGATGCTCTTCGACGAGCCCACCTCCGCGCTCGACCCGGAGCTGGTCGGTGACGTCCTCGACGTCATGCGCGACCTCGCCGAGTCCGGCATGACCATGATCGTGGTCACCCACGAGATGGGCTTCGCCCGCGAGGTCGGCGACAACCTCGTCTTCATGGACGGCGGCGTGGTGGTCGAGTCCGGCCACCCGCGCGAGGTCCTGGGCAACCCGCAGCACGACCGGACGAAGGCGTTCCTGTCCAAGGTGCTGTGA
- a CDS encoding DUF4097 family beta strand repeat-containing protein: MAEQMTWSVAEPQKLTFEQPVTELRVRVVGGTVNVVASDEGPARLEVAEVDGPPLHVVHEAGVLTLSYEDLPWNGSQGFREWFDSKPWKSWSGGAGRKAWERSVTVTLTVPASTSVQLAAVSATAFVSGISADTDVNGVSGDTTLVGLSGKVKVHTVSGGVEAQSVTGELGFHSVSGGLTVVDGAGGNVRADSVSGDMLIDLALDPAAPSPVDISLNSVSGQVAIRLPHPADARVEANTATGGVSNAFEDLRVSGQFGAKRITGTLGAGTGTLRATTVSGAIALLRRPAGDTADTAAPLPLDKKVL; encoded by the coding sequence ATGGCAGAGCAGATGACGTGGTCCGTCGCCGAACCGCAGAAGCTCACCTTCGAGCAGCCGGTGACCGAACTCCGTGTCCGTGTCGTCGGCGGGACCGTGAACGTCGTCGCCTCCGACGAGGGGCCCGCCCGCCTGGAGGTCGCCGAGGTCGACGGCCCACCGCTGCACGTCGTCCACGAGGCCGGCGTCCTCACCCTCTCCTACGAGGACCTCCCCTGGAACGGTTCCCAGGGCTTCCGGGAATGGTTCGACAGCAAGCCCTGGAAGTCGTGGTCCGGCGGCGCCGGGCGCAAGGCCTGGGAGCGGTCCGTCACAGTCACCCTCACGGTGCCCGCCTCCACCTCCGTGCAACTGGCCGCGGTCAGCGCCACCGCCTTCGTCTCCGGCATCAGCGCCGACACCGACGTCAACGGCGTCTCCGGCGACACGACGCTGGTCGGCCTCTCCGGCAAGGTCAAGGTGCACACCGTCTCCGGCGGCGTCGAGGCCCAGTCCGTCACCGGTGAACTCGGCTTCCACTCGGTCTCCGGCGGCCTGACGGTGGTCGACGGCGCGGGCGGCAACGTACGGGCGGACTCCGTCAGCGGCGACATGCTCATCGACCTGGCACTGGACCCGGCCGCGCCCAGCCCGGTCGACATCTCCCTGAACTCGGTCTCGGGCCAGGTGGCGATCCGCCTGCCGCACCCGGCCGACGCGCGGGTCGAGGCCAACACCGCCACCGGTGGCGTCTCCAACGCCTTCGAGGACCTGCGGGTGTCCGGCCAGTTCGGCGCCAAGCGGATCACCGGCACGCTCGGAGCCGGCACCGGCACCCTGCGCGCCACCACCGTCTCCGGCGCCATCGCGCTGCTGCGCCGCCCGGCCGGCGACACCGCCGACACCGCCGCCCCCCTCCCGCTCGACAAGAAGGTGCTCTGA
- a CDS encoding ABC transporter substrate-binding protein: MTASTTRRTTAARSRIAAAGAIAVAGALILTGCGDQTDNSGSSTPSGKTNAAPLFSALPKKIQDAGVIKVGTDAAYAPMEFTEGNKIVGVDPDIAEALGKQLGVKFQFTAGTFDGLMTSVYTGRQDAIMSSITDNKKRQEGLDDKGAKIGKGVDFVDYFSSGVSLIVKKGNPQGIKSLDDLCGKTVAVQRGTIYEDTFKAQAEKCGDKKLTIEAFDTDAEAQTRVKAGGAVADLNDYPVAAYTAKTSGGGNDFEVTGQQSDVGLFGIGVAKENTQLRDALKQALDAIIKDGSYAKVLEKWDVKDSAVKSATVNAGQ, from the coding sequence ATGACCGCAAGCACCACCCGTCGTACGACCGCCGCCCGGTCCCGGATCGCCGCGGCCGGTGCGATCGCGGTCGCCGGCGCCCTCATCCTCACCGGTTGTGGCGACCAGACCGACAACAGCGGCAGCTCCACTCCCTCGGGCAAGACCAACGCGGCCCCGCTCTTCTCGGCCCTGCCGAAGAAGATCCAGGACGCCGGTGTCATCAAGGTCGGCACGGACGCCGCCTACGCGCCGATGGAGTTCACCGAGGGCAACAAGATCGTCGGTGTCGACCCCGACATCGCCGAGGCCCTCGGCAAGCAGCTCGGGGTGAAGTTCCAGTTCACCGCCGGTACCTTCGACGGCCTGATGACCTCGGTCTACACCGGCCGCCAGGACGCGATCATGTCGTCCATCACGGACAACAAGAAGCGTCAGGAAGGTCTGGACGACAAGGGCGCCAAGATCGGCAAGGGCGTCGACTTCGTCGACTACTTCTCGTCCGGCGTCTCGCTCATCGTCAAGAAGGGCAACCCGCAGGGCATCAAGTCCCTCGACGACCTGTGTGGCAAGACCGTCGCCGTCCAGCGCGGCACGATCTACGAGGACACCTTCAAGGCGCAGGCCGAGAAGTGCGGGGACAAGAAGCTCACCATCGAGGCCTTCGACACCGACGCCGAGGCGCAGACCCGCGTCAAGGCCGGCGGCGCCGTCGCCGACCTGAACGACTACCCGGTCGCCGCGTACACCGCGAAGACCTCGGGTGGCGGCAACGACTTCGAGGTCACCGGCCAGCAGAGCGACGTCGGCCTCTTCGGCATCGGTGTCGCCAAGGAGAACACGCAGCTGCGTGACGCCCTCAAGCAGGCCCTCGACGCCATCATCAAGGACGGCTCCTACGCCAAGGTCCTCGAGAAGTGGGATGTCAAGGACAGCGCCGTCAAGTCCGCGACCGTCAACGCAGGTCAGTAA
- the snpA gene encoding snapalysin, whose product MRHSRKSMLAAGIGLGLAAALASVAPTASAAPAPVGTTASYAAYERSQENDAATKAFFQAVRASVAEQRAANPGALAVTVTYNTRSAPSFRSQIARSTQIWNSSVSNVRLQEVSSGGNFSYREGNDSRGSYASTDGHGRGYIFLDYRQNQQYDSTRVTAHETGHVLGLPDHYSGPCSELMSGGGPGTSCTNPNPNSAERSRVNQLWANGLVASGLGTKG is encoded by the coding sequence ATGCGCCACTCCCGTAAGTCCATGCTGGCCGCCGGCATCGGCCTCGGCCTGGCCGCCGCCCTGGCCTCGGTCGCCCCCACCGCGAGCGCCGCCCCGGCGCCCGTCGGCACCACCGCGAGCTACGCCGCGTACGAGCGTTCGCAGGAGAACGACGCCGCGACGAAGGCCTTCTTCCAGGCCGTGCGGGCTTCGGTGGCCGAGCAGCGCGCCGCGAACCCGGGCGCCCTCGCGGTGACCGTCACGTACAACACCCGCAGCGCCCCGAGCTTCCGCAGCCAGATAGCCCGCTCCACCCAGATCTGGAACAGCTCGGTGAGCAACGTCAGACTGCAGGAGGTGTCCTCCGGCGGGAACTTCTCGTACCGCGAGGGCAACGACTCGCGCGGCTCCTACGCGAGCACCGACGGGCACGGCCGGGGGTACATCTTCCTGGACTACCGGCAGAACCAGCAGTACGACTCCACCCGCGTGACCGCGCACGAGACCGGCCACGTGCTGGGTCTGCCGGACCACTACTCCGGCCCGTGCAGCGAGCTGATGTCGGGCGGCGGACCGGGCACGTCGTGCACCAACCCCAACCCGAACTCCGCCGAGCGCTCGCGCGTCAACCAGCTCTGGGCCAACGGCCTCGTCGCCTCCGGCCTCGGCACCAAGGGCTAG
- a CDS encoding zinc-binding dehydrogenase has translation MFAAYAARIDRDQPLSGLELGDRPAPEARPGWVTVNVKAASLNHHDLWSLRGVGLGEEKLPMILGCDAAGIDQDGNEVVLHSVIGQSGHGVGPDEPRSILTERYQGTFAEQVTVPAWNVLRKPAKLSFEEAACLPTAWLTAYRMLFTNAGVRPGDSVLVQGAGGGVATAAIALGKAAGLRVFATSRDEAKRKRAVELGAVDAFEPGARLPQRVDAVIETVGAATWSHSIKSLRPGGTLVISGATSGDRPAHAELTRIFFLELKVVGSTMGSKDELEDLLSFCAATGLRPVIDEVLPLDRAREGFEKLASGDLFGKVVLTV, from the coding sequence ATGTTCGCTGCCTACGCCGCCCGAATCGACCGAGACCAGCCGCTGAGCGGCCTTGAGCTGGGCGACCGCCCCGCCCCCGAGGCCCGCCCCGGCTGGGTGACCGTGAACGTCAAGGCCGCCTCGCTCAACCACCACGACCTGTGGTCGCTGCGCGGAGTCGGCCTCGGCGAGGAAAAACTGCCCATGATCCTCGGTTGCGACGCCGCCGGGATCGACCAGGACGGCAACGAGGTCGTCCTGCACTCCGTGATCGGCCAGAGCGGCCACGGGGTCGGCCCCGACGAGCCGCGCTCGATCCTGACCGAGCGCTACCAGGGGACCTTCGCCGAGCAGGTGACCGTCCCCGCCTGGAACGTCCTGCGCAAGCCCGCCAAGTTGTCCTTCGAGGAGGCCGCCTGCCTCCCCACCGCCTGGCTGACGGCGTACCGGATGCTGTTCACCAACGCCGGCGTGCGGCCCGGGGACTCCGTGCTGGTCCAGGGCGCGGGCGGCGGTGTCGCCACCGCCGCGATCGCCCTGGGCAAGGCGGCGGGCCTGCGCGTCTTCGCGACCAGTCGGGACGAGGCCAAGCGCAAGCGGGCGGTGGAGCTGGGCGCGGTGGACGCGTTCGAGCCGGGCGCCCGACTGCCGCAGCGGGTGGACGCGGTGATCGAGACGGTCGGCGCCGCCACCTGGTCGCACTCGATCAAGTCCCTGCGGCCCGGCGGGACCCTCGTCATCTCGGGCGCGACGAGCGGCGACCGCCCGGCGCACGCGGAGCTGACCCGCATCTTCTTCCTTGAGCTGAAGGTGGTCGGCTCGACCATGGGCTCGAAGGACGAGCTGGAGGACCTGCTGTCCTTCTGCGCGGCCACGGGCCTACGGCCGGTCATCGACGAGGTGCTGCCGCTGGACCGGGCGCGCGAGGGCTTCGAGAAGCTCGCGTCCGGAGACCTCTTCGGCAAGGTGGTCCTGACGGTCTGA
- a CDS encoding amino acid ABC transporter permease, translating to MTDKIDKGPAATPAGPGPSATPYEAIKAIPVRHYGRWISAVVVVAVLGWLVLAFANGNVNWGTVGDKLFDPTVITGLGNTILISVTSMLLGLVLGILFAVMRLSNNPVTSAVAWLYIWFFRGTPVYVQLLVWFSLPLIFQYIDLGPIYKNETVDVMTPFLVALLGLGLNEGAYMAEIVRAGIQSVDEGQSEASHALGMTQVQTMRRVVLPQAMRVIIPPTGNEFINMLKTSSLVSAVQYTELLRATSNIGSTAGAIIEMYFVASIWYLALTSVFSVGQYYLERRYARGSLRSLPPTPLQRIKANLNMFRRTEVAK from the coding sequence GTGACTGACAAGATCGACAAGGGTCCGGCCGCAACCCCGGCCGGACCCGGCCCCTCGGCCACCCCGTACGAGGCCATCAAGGCGATTCCCGTCCGACACTACGGACGCTGGATCAGTGCCGTGGTCGTCGTCGCGGTGCTGGGCTGGCTGGTTCTCGCTTTCGCCAACGGCAATGTCAACTGGGGCACCGTCGGCGACAAGCTGTTCGACCCCACGGTCATCACCGGCCTCGGCAACACCATCCTCATCAGCGTCACCTCGATGCTGCTGGGTCTGGTGCTCGGCATCCTCTTCGCGGTGATGCGGCTGTCGAACAACCCGGTGACCAGTGCCGTCGCCTGGCTCTACATCTGGTTCTTCCGCGGCACCCCGGTCTACGTCCAGCTGCTGGTGTGGTTCAGCCTGCCGCTGATCTTCCAGTACATCGACCTCGGTCCGATCTACAAGAACGAGACCGTCGACGTCATGACCCCGTTCCTGGTCGCCCTCCTGGGCCTCGGCCTGAACGAGGGCGCCTACATGGCGGAGATCGTGCGCGCCGGCATCCAGTCCGTGGACGAGGGGCAGAGCGAGGCCTCGCACGCCCTGGGCATGACGCAGGTGCAGACCATGCGCCGCGTGGTGCTGCCCCAGGCGATGCGGGTGATCATCCCGCCGACGGGCAACGAGTTCATCAACATGCTGAAGACCTCGTCGCTGGTCTCGGCGGTCCAGTACACCGAACTCCTGCGGGCCACCAGCAACATCGGTTCCACCGCCGGCGCCATCATCGAGATGTACTTCGTGGCCTCCATCTGGTACCTGGCGCTCACCAGCGTGTTCAGCGTCGGCCAGTACTACCTGGAGCGTCGCTACGCCCGCGGCTCGCTGCGGTCCCTGCCGCCCACCCCGCTGCAGCGGATCAAGGCCAACCTGAACATGTTCCGCCGTACGGAGGTGGCGAAGTGA
- a CDS encoding GNAT family N-acetyltransferase, with the protein MVLEIRQADRSDRDAVARLLDEAFHDDPVSTWVFPDPGHRATVHGRFLGVFVDVALADGRIDYAVDGSAAALWLRIPAGEPEGEDEVPTRMRAVADPDNERCELVGRLTGEVHPTSEEHEYLLMIAVAPDRQGEGLGTELMRPVLERCDREGLPAYLEASSERSKELYERLGWEFTGTAVRLPEGPLMWPMWRKPRA; encoded by the coding sequence GTGGTGCTGGAGATACGTCAGGCGGATCGGTCGGACCGGGACGCGGTGGCGCGGCTGCTCGACGAGGCCTTCCATGACGACCCCGTGAGCACATGGGTCTTCCCGGACCCGGGGCACCGGGCGACGGTGCACGGGAGGTTCCTGGGCGTCTTCGTGGACGTCGCGCTGGCCGACGGGCGGATCGACTACGCGGTCGACGGTTCGGCGGCGGCGCTGTGGCTGCGGATCCCGGCGGGCGAACCGGAGGGCGAGGACGAGGTCCCGACGAGGATGCGGGCGGTGGCCGACCCCGACAACGAGCGGTGCGAGCTGGTGGGCCGGCTGACCGGCGAGGTGCACCCGACGTCCGAGGAGCACGAGTACCTGCTGATGATCGCCGTCGCGCCCGACCGGCAGGGCGAGGGCCTGGGCACGGAGCTGATGCGGCCGGTGCTGGAGCGGTGCGACCGCGAGGGGCTGCCGGCGTACCTGGAGGCGAGCAGCGAGCGCAGCAAGGAGCTGTACGAACGGCTTGGCTGGGAGTTCACGGGGACGGCGGTACGCCTGCCGGAGGGGCCCCTGATGTGGCCGATGTGGCGCAAGCCGCGGGCGTGA